The genomic window ACTAACATAATATTTCCTGAGCTTAAAAAGTAAGAAAAGAAAAATCCGAACACAGCAATCGCCGCTGTAGCCGCGATAAGCATTTTTCGGCGTCCAATTTTATCTGCAACTACAGCCGAAACTGGAATAAAAAGCGCGAAAAATAATACTGAGAATAATTGTATCAGCAACCCGTCTCTTTTTACAATTCCTAAATCTGAAGTTGCCCAGCTTAGAGTAAAAACTGTCATTAAATAGAAAACCAAAAATGTTGTAATCGCGGCAAAAGTTCCGAAGATCAATTGATTTTTATAAGATTTCACCAATTCTAAAAATGGCACTTTTACTTCTTCTTCATGCTTTTTAGCTTCTTCAAATGAAGGTGTTTCAGTAATTTTTGTTCGAATATAAAAACCAACAATTACCAAAAGTGCGCTGGCAATGAAAGGAATTCTCCATCCATAACTCATAAAATCTTCATTACTCATCGAATCAGTAAGCAATAGAAAAGTCCCACCTGAAAGTAACAATCCGATTGGCGCGCCTAATTGCGGAAACATTCCGTACCAAGCGCGTTTATTTGGTGGCGCATTCTCAATGGCAAGCAAAACTGCTCCTCCCCATTCTCCTCCTAAACCAACACCTTGTCCGAATCGGCAAAGCATCAATAATAATGGAGCGGCAACACCAATACTTTCATAACTTGGCAGAAAACCAATTGTAACAGTAGAAATTCCCATGGTCAACAAAGCAGCAACAAGAGTAAATTTACGTCCGATTTTATCTCCGTAATGTCCAAAAAAGGCAGAACCTAACGGACGAGATAAAAAAGCGATAGAAAAAGTGGCTAAAGATTCTAGAGTCGCCATCGTCGAATCTGAACTTGGAAAAAATAATTGTGGAAAAACCAATACGGCAGCATTGGCATAAATATAAAAATCAAAAAATTCGATTGTAGTGCCAATAAGGCTTCCAAAAAGAACATGTTTTAAAGAGTTCTTTTTATTCGGGTTATTTTTCATGAAAAATGATATCTTTTTTATTTGCAAAAATAGAGTTTCATTATTAAAAATTGATACTTACATCAATTACTTTTGCAACTACTTTACATTTTTAACAAATTATCTAAATTTTTAATTTTCAGCAACCTTACAAAATCAAAATTTAAAACCCTGATTACAACGCTTTTAAAAACATCAGAAAAAAATCAAATCTTAAGCAATTGTTAATAGCGTTTTTAACTGTATATTTTCATTAAATTTACAGCTGTCAAAAATAAATTATAAATTATGCCTACCGACTGTATCAGCTTTCAATCTTCTGGATATTTCTCTAAACTAATGCAGGATTATTTAGATCAAAAGCCAGAATTAAAACCGCTGTACAATAATTTTCCAGTCTTAGAAAATTTCGAAAAACAAATTGCCGAAAAATCAGCCAATTTTGACCACAGCAACCGAACAGTGTTGGTTGACACTTTGCATAAGCAATATCAAAACATTGAAATTTCTGATTTAACGAGACAGAATATTTCGCTTTTATCTCTCGAAAACACTTTTACAATTACAACTGGTCACCAACTGAATTTATTCAGCGGACCATTATATTTTTTATATAAAATTATTTCAACAATTAATTTAACTAAAGAATTAAAATCGAAATACCCTTCGTACAATTTTGTTCCAGTTTACTGGATGGCGACAGAAGATCACGATTTTGAAGAAATTAATTATTTTAATTTTAAAGGAAAAAAAATCCGTTGGAATGCTGAAAGCACTGGTCCAGTCGGAAGACTTGCAACTGATGGTTTAGAAGATTTATTTGAAATTTACTCTCAGGAATTAGGTTCAAGCACAAATGCAAATGCACTGAAAAAGCTTTTTGAAGATGCTTATCTAAAACATTCAAATCTAGCAGATGCAACCCGTTATTTAGCAAATACACTTTTCGCTAGCCATGGCTTAGTAATTATAGATGCAGATGATGCCGATTTGAAACGTGCTTTTATTCCGTATGCAAAAGAAGAATTAGAAAATCAGACTTCGTTTAAAGAAGTTCAAAAATCAATTGAAGAGCTTGCCGCATATACCGTTCAGGTAAATCCACGCGAAATCAATTTATTTTATATTGAAGATAAACTGCGCGAAAGAATCATTTTTGAAAATGGCAAATATTGGGTTAACAATACCAAAATTTCATTTTCTAAAGAAGAAATTCTAAAATTACTGGAAAGCAATCCAGAAAAATTCAGTCCAAACGTAATTATGCGTCCATTATATCAAGAAATTATTCTACCTAATCTTTGCTACATTGGCGGAGGCGGAGAAATCGCTTATTGGTTAGAATTAAAAGCCTTTTTTGATGCCGTAAATATTACTTTTCCGATATTATTAGTCCGAAATTCAGTTCTTCTAGCAACCGAAAAGCAATCTAAAAAAGCTGATAATTTAAATTTAACTTGGAAAGATTTATTCAGCAAATCCGAGAATTTAATCAATGAGATTACTCATAAACTTTCTCCATTTCCTATAGATTTAACTCCTCAAAAGGAAGCGCTTGAAAAACAGTTCGCCTATCTTTTTGAATTGGCTGAAAAAACAGACAAATCTTTCACAGGAGCTGTAAAAGCACAAGAAGTAAAACAAAAGAAAGGTTTAGAAAATCTAGAAAAGCGTTTATTAAAAGCGCAAAAAAGAAAACTGGCTGATCAATTGGAACGTGTTACCGATTTGCAATGTGAATTATTTCCAAACAATAGCCTTCAAGAACGCCAAGCTAATTTCTCTGAATTTTATTTAGAAAAAGGAGAACAATTGATTCCACTTTTAATTCAGAAATTAAAGCCTTTAGAACATAATTTTGACATCATAATAATCTAAAATAATTATCTTTAGAAATTCAAAAGCGATAATTTAGGAACAAATAACCAGCTCATTTCCGATATTATTGCTGTCTCAAACCAAATAGAATTATATTTTATAACCTATTTAACGAACTAACCTAATGGTAAGAGAACGCCTAATTTCGCTTGATGTCTTTCGCGGACTGACTATTCTATTGATGACAATTGTAAACAATCCCGGTGACTGGGGCAATGTTTATCCGCCACTTTTGCACGCACAATGGAACGGCTGTACACCAACAGATCTTGTATTTCCGTTTTTCATCTTTATAATGGGAGTTGCTATACCACTTGCAATGCCCGACAAAAAATACGACGAAACAACGTTCAATAAAATCTTGATTCGTTCTTTAAGAATGTTCTGTCTGGGGATTTTCTTTAATTTCTTTGGAAAAATTCAGCTTTTTGGTTTAGATGGGATTCCACTTCTTATTGGCAGATTGATTATTACTTTTGCCGTTGGTTATGCTCTGATGGGGAATTTCAGTAATAGACTAAAAAACATTTTTGCTTTTAGCATTTTAGCAATATATCTTATTTTAGCTTACGGAGGTTTTGAAAATTATGCAGACGTGAGACTTCCTGGAGTACTACAACGTATTGCAGTTGTCTATTTTGTAGTTTCGCTTTTATACTTAAAAACATCACGAAAAACACAGTTTATTACAGGAATCGTTTTGCTTTTTGGCTATTGGGCTGTTATGACTTTAATTCCTGTTCCGGGATTTGGAGAAGCTAGTTTAGAAAAAGGAACCAATTTAGCTGCTTGGGTTGACAGCGTGTTTTTAAAAGGACATATGTATCATGAAACCAACACTTGGGATCCTGAAGGAATCTTGAGCACACTTCCGTCAATTGTAAACGGAATTATTGGTTTATTTATCGGGCAAATTCTACTTCTTGGTGTAACTAAAA from Flavobacterium sp. KACC 22763 includes these protein-coding regions:
- a CDS encoding MFS transporter, which gives rise to MKNNPNKKNSLKHVLFGSLIGTTIEFFDFYIYANAAVLVFPQLFFPSSDSTMATLESLATFSIAFLSRPLGSAFFGHYGDKIGRKFTLVAALLTMGISTVTIGFLPSYESIGVAAPLLLMLCRFGQGVGLGGEWGGAVLLAIENAPPNKRAWYGMFPQLGAPIGLLLSGGTFLLLTDSMSNEDFMSYGWRIPFIASALLVIVGFYIRTKITETPSFEEAKKHEEEVKVPFLELVKSYKNQLIFGTFAAITTFLVFYLMTVFTLSWATSDLGIVKRDGLLIQLFSVLFFALFIPVSAVVADKIGRRKMLIAATAAIAVFGFFFSYFLSSGNIMLVTIFACIGMSLMGFTYGPLGTFLSELFPTNVRYSGASLTFNMAGILGAAFAPMIAIWLAKTYDVSYVGFYLVTAALISLVSFLVISKDEHKF
- the bshC gene encoding bacillithiol biosynthesis cysteine-adding enzyme BshC, which produces MPTDCISFQSSGYFSKLMQDYLDQKPELKPLYNNFPVLENFEKQIAEKSANFDHSNRTVLVDTLHKQYQNIEISDLTRQNISLLSLENTFTITTGHQLNLFSGPLYFLYKIISTINLTKELKSKYPSYNFVPVYWMATEDHDFEEINYFNFKGKKIRWNAESTGPVGRLATDGLEDLFEIYSQELGSSTNANALKKLFEDAYLKHSNLADATRYLANTLFASHGLVIIDADDADLKRAFIPYAKEELENQTSFKEVQKSIEELAAYTVQVNPREINLFYIEDKLRERIIFENGKYWVNNTKISFSKEEILKLLESNPEKFSPNVIMRPLYQEIILPNLCYIGGGGEIAYWLELKAFFDAVNITFPILLVRNSVLLATEKQSKKADNLNLTWKDLFSKSENLINEITHKLSPFPIDLTPQKEALEKQFAYLFELAEKTDKSFTGAVKAQEVKQKKGLENLEKRLLKAQKRKLADQLERVTDLQCELFPNNSLQERQANFSEFYLEKGEQLIPLLIQKLKPLEHNFDIIII
- a CDS encoding acyltransferase family protein codes for the protein MVRERLISLDVFRGLTILLMTIVNNPGDWGNVYPPLLHAQWNGCTPTDLVFPFFIFIMGVAIPLAMPDKKYDETTFNKILIRSLRMFCLGIFFNFFGKIQLFGLDGIPLLIGRLIITFAVGYALMGNFSNRLKNIFAFSILAIYLILAYGGFENYADVRLPGVLQRIAVVYFVVSLLYLKTSRKTQFITGIVLLFGYWAVMTLIPVPGFGEASLEKGTNLAAWVDSVFLKGHMYHETNTWDPEGILSTLPSIVNGIIGLFIGQILLLGVTKIQKVQRMGMIGTSLIFFGLIWDLVFPINKSIWTSSYVLYTTGLATVCLTVLYYIIDIKEFKKGFKLFVIWGVNPMIVFFASQIIPQALVMIRFQNPSLPSEQINLLDYLYRFGIAPFFSNPMTASLAGALTYVAIWTFILWIFYRNKLIFKV